AGGATTTAGCCATCTAACTTGCGGTGAAATACAGTTAGGCGTTAAGCTTCTAAAAAAGGCATGGTCATAAATAGCCACTATAGTAAAAGGTTGAGTGTTCCATCTGATCCTTTTTAAGCTAACCTATCCCTTAAGTGCGTTTATTCACAAACTTTATTTCATCTGAACATAAATATCCAATTATACTTAGACTTAACTTCCAGTCTAATCATTTTTTGTATAAGGATTTGTATATCAAAATGTTGGTTAAATTGTAGTAGTACAACAGCCAGTGTACCACTACAATTTGGTGTGAATTTTCCTATACAAATTTTAGTGTAATTTCTGCACAAAAAGCTTTACATCATAAAAAAATGAGTGACAAATTCATATACAATTTGGCACTCATTTTAATTTACATTTTTAATGTTTGCGATAGGTAACGGAACCTGTTACGGGTTATTCCCAGTTTTTCTTATGGTGCTCGATTAATTTAAGTCGTTCATGCCCCTGATGAACGCCATTTTTAATGATGACTGATCACTTTTGGTCGTTCATAACCTTGATGAAAGACCTTTTTAATGATGATCGACCGATTTTGGTCGTTCATGACCCTGATGAATGCCCTTTTTGATGATGCTCGACCGATTTTGGTTGTTCATGACCTTATTGAAAGACAATCCCCCCAAATAATGCAGTAATTTACCTTTTTTACATCGCCTATTTTTAAAACTCATTTTTGCCTTTGACGCCTTATTGATTGGAGCGGAGGGTGCTGACTCCTGGGGGATTAGCGTTACAGGGGAGACCCCGCAGGAGCTTGCGACGAGGCTCGACGAACGCCCCCCGGAAAGCAAGCACCTAAAGCGGAAATCAATAGACAAATTTTAAAGAACATTATTTGAAGACTTTTTCTTATTCCAATAAAAAACAGCATACCAATTTGTATGTTAATTGATATGCTTATTCCTAGGCTATTTGAAATGTTTCTCCACAAAAAAGGAACTACTTATTTCCGAACAACACAGCTTTTTCCTAATTATTACTTTTTCTTATCTGGTATTATACAATTCCCATCTGAGCAGCTTGCATCCTCTGTACCTTCAGTAGATAAAACCTTCAGTATTGGCGTAGCTGATTCCTCCTGCCAAGCTTTTTGGAGAGCATTTGAAAACATTTCAGTTGGTTGTGCACCAGAGATAGCAAATTTTTGATTAAAAACAAAATAGGGTACACCACTGATGCCATATTTCCTAGCTTCTGCTTCATCTAAACGAACTTCATTTGCAAAAGCTGACTGGTCCTGCAGGACTGCTAACGTTTCTTCGCGGTCAATTCCTGCTGCTACGGCTATTTCTGCTAATGTTTTATGATCACCTAAGTCCTGAGATTCACTAAAATACGCATAAAGGAGTTTTTCAGTAACTTTTCCTTCTTTTTTGAGGGTTTTTGCAAATTTAGTCAACCGATGGGCATCAAATGTATTTGTTGGCTTCATCGAATCAAAATGAAAGGTTAACCCCACATTTGCTGCCTGCTGACCCACATTGAGATTAGCCTGTTTTGCTTGATCAAGGCTCATCCCGTATTTTTTTGCTAAAACTTCATGAATACTTTTTCCATTATACTTTGGTGAATAGGGATCAAGCTCAAAGCTTTTAAATTCTACCTCTACTTGATCTCTAAAGGAGAATTGAGCTAGTGCTTCCTCTAAACGACGCTTTCCGATATAACAAAAAGGACAAACAAAATCTGACCAAACTTCGATTTTCATTTTCACACCTCATAAATTCTTAAAAATTAACTCTTATATTATCATATTAAGTAACAAAACTAACTTACATTGCTCAATTCTTACTAAGAAACAATCGATCTTTATTCTATGATGGAATAGAAAATAGACAGGAGAATGAATCTCCTGTCTATTTTTAAAAATTCAAATGGCATTTATTTTGTTTCGTTGGCAGCTTGCAAAGTTTCTTGCAACATTGTTCCATTCTTAGCAAAATTAACATGCCATGATAAAGCTTTTTCAAGAACATGCGGAGTTTGACCGCCTCTTGTTAGTGCCTCTTCATAATAATTCCTTAGTTGCTCACGGTATGATGGATGGACACAATTTTCAATAATGAGTCCAACGCGCTCTCTTGGAGCTAAGCCACGCAAATCTGCATACCCTTGCTCTGTAACGAGAACATCTACATCATGCTCAGTATGATCAGTGTGTGAAACAGATGGAACAATACTTGAAATTTTTCCGCCTTTTGCAATCGATTTTGTGACAAAGATGGCTAAACGAGAATTTCTAGCAAAGTCACCAGATCCGCCAAGTCCATTCATCATATGTGTACCAAGTACATGAGTTGAATTGACATTTCCGTAAATATCAGCTTCTAATGCTGTATTGATTGCAATCAATCCCATACGACGAATGAGTTCTGGGTGATTGGAAATTTCCTGCGGGCGAAGCACCACTTTATCACGATATTTATCGAAATTTCCGTAAACCGCTTCCATTTTTTCTTCAGACAATGTGATCGAACAGCAGGATGCAAATTTCACTTTACCTGCATCCATTAGGTCGAATACAGCATCTTGTAGTACTTCGGAGTAAACTGTTAAATTAGTAAACTCTGAATCTACCATACCATCTAATACAGCGTTTGCCACAGAACCAATTCCTGATTGTAATGGCATAAGTTCAGGAGTCAATCGACCAACTTCAATCTCATTTCGTAAAAAGTTCATTAAATGGTTTGCCATTACAAGGGTTTCTTCATCAGGTGGAACAATTGTTGATGGTGAATCTTGATACTCTGTTAGGACAATACCTTTTATTCTATTCATGTCTACTGGGATTCCAATAGTTCCAATTCTATCATCAGGTTTTACTAAAGGAATTGGGCCACGATCCCCTTGAGGTCCAGGAGCATACAAGTCGTGAATTCCAATAAATGATTCAGGTTGTAAAGTATTTAATTCAACAATAATTTCTTTTGCATGTTGAACAAAAGCCATAGAATTCCCAATTGAAGTTGTTGGAACAATCATCCCATCTTCAGTTATGGCAACTGCTTCCACGATAGCAATGTCAATTGGTAGAATACCTGAACGAACCAATTCAGACACATGTGATAAATGTATATCAGTAAATAGCATTTCTCCAGAGTTTATTTTTTTACGCATTGTTGCATCTGCCTGAAATGGCAAACGTTTGTTAATAATACCTGCTTCAGCCATAATTTTATCAATATCTGCCCCTAGTGAAGCACCTGTAAAAATATTTACTTTAATAGGTTCACTTTCAGCCCGTTTTACCAATGCTAAAGGAACTGCCTTTGCATCTCCTGCTTTAGTAAATCCACTTAGTCCTAAGGTCATACCATCTTCAATCCAAGATGCTGCCTCTTCTGCTGAAACAACTCGTTCACGTAAGCTCTCATTTTTAATACGCAGTAACTTATTTTCCATTTTCCCCCACCCTTTCATAACATTATACCCCATTCACTATTGTAAGCGATTCTAGCTTCACAATAGGTAATTTAGGACAGAATTAGAAAATATAAGGATGAAACGGAAGGATACAAGCATGAAATAGAATATTCAGAATCCGAGCAATTTTCTGAAATGAGCTGAATATGATTGGCTTACAGGAATCCGATTATTATTTCTCATAAGCAGAACAAATGTTGAATGGGTGTCAGGGTAAATTTCCTTTATATAATGGACATTTACAATATATGAACGATGGCAGCGGACAAAAAAGTCTTTTGGTAAAAGAAATTCAAAATCATTTAGTGGAAACTTATGGGTGCCAATAATATCTTCCCCATGTACGTAGGTCTTTCGATCCTTTGCCTCGACGTACATGACATTTGAAAAAGGAATTGGAATCCAACCATCATTAATTTTCAACGTCACAACAGATTTTGCATCAGTGAGCGTTGGAAAAATCGATGTTATACACCCCTTCAATTCTCCATCATTAAAATACGGAACTGCCATCCCACGATAAGGAACTCCGTATACATCTCGACTAATAAATTCAGAAACCTTTTGCTGTTGCATTAAGGCTTTATGTGTTATCGTTCCTTCTTTAACGGGATCCCCAGGTTTGATTTTCAGATCAATTCGTTTACTAGGTTGGTAATAGATAAATTCCTTGTCATTTGAAATAGCGATTGAAGTTTCATCCATCAGCAATTCACCAATCACATTTAATAGAGAAATTGCAGTTACTCTTTCCATTGTAAAAATCCTTTCGTGATAGAATCTATTCAATTGAAAATCTATCATTTCTATTTATTATACAGGCTTTTTGACCACAATTGGCTCCAACATTTAGATTAAAATGCAAGATTTTCTTACAAATAGCTCGTATAAATAAGAATATCTAACAAAAATGCATGACATATTTGCCGATATTAATAGCTGTACCTTAACGATACAGCTTGTTTACTCTCCTATTGATTAACTAAAATACCCACTATCTTATCCTCTATCTTTTTTCCCTTTGATTCATCCAGTAAATTATTTAATAAGATTGAAAAAATCAACGTTTGTCCACTATTTGTTTTTACATAACCAGATAATGAACTGACGGTAGAAATGGTTCCTGTTTTTGCCTGAACCCTTCCTACTACAGTCGAATTTTTGAATCGATTTCTTAGTGAACCCCCCAGCATTTTTTCGTTTTTTCCTCCCACTGGTAATGAATTCAAATAGAATGGAAACCATTTTTCTTTTTGAATGGAATATAAAAGATACGAAATTTGATTAGGTGGAATTAAATCAACATGGGAAATCCCAGAACCGTCACGGATAACTATTGTTTTTGGATTAACTCCTAATTTAGTTAGTTCTGTTTTCAGGACCGATAGTCCTTTCTCCCAACTTCCCATTCCTTTTGAAACTTTTCCAATTTCCTTTATCAGTATTTCTGCATGTCCATTGTTGCTTAATTTCATGAATGGGATAAGAAGAGCTGATAATGGCATTGATTTATTAGAAGTCAGGACTTGAGCATTTTTGGGAGTAACTCCTATTTTTATTTTTCCGTTTATTTTAATATCCTGCTTTGCTAATGACTGTTTAAATAGGACTACTGCATATCGTGTTGGATCCCATACAGAAATCCATTCTCTTGACTTTTTTGCCTTAACTGGAATTATTCCATTAATTGTAATTATATTCTTGCCGTGCTCCCGATCAAAGGTCACTTTCTTTTTTTCAGTTGGTGCCACTGTCCTAACTTTATTCACGATTTTCACATAATTAGATTTTGGAATAATTTTAGCGAACGCTTTATCGCCAATCTTTTTTCCGGGCAAGACTTCAATAATAACGGTTCCAGCATCAAAGTCTTTATTCGGTGAGGAAGTTAATGCTGACACTTGCGCACCGTAATAAGTGGATTCATCACTCCAAGGCAAATCAATTGAATAGCGGACATTATCGTACCAGTAATCATCGCCTACAAGGTCTCCATTTATTTTTTTCACACCTGAATTTTTGAGGTTTTCTGCCATCATATTGAAATCTTTCTTTAAAAGAGTCGGGTCTCCCATCCCTTTTAAATATAAATTTCCTTTTAGCGTATTCTTTTTTTTCATACCATCTGTAAGAACCTCAGTTAAAAAGGTATGATTCTCACCCAGAACAGACAGAGCAGCAGCGGCTGTTAACAATTTCATATTGGAGGCTGGGCGCAACCGGACATCTCCAAAATGGCTGTAGATGATTTGACCACCTGAAGCAGAACGAATGCTGATTCCTGCGATGGCTCCGTTTAGGTCAGGCTCATTCTTTAAAAGCTGATTCAATTTTATTCGTAGGGCTTCTTGGTCTTCCATGGCTTTTACAGAAGGTTCTTGACTTTGAAGTGTTGGCACCAAAGCCAAAATGAAAATGAATAAAAGGAGTACAATCGATTTCTTTTTCATTCCTGCTTCCAACCTTCCATATAATTGTTAATCAAGCTTCCAAAATCTTTCATTCCCTAATACCCTACTATTGCCATCCAGCAATTTGTTATACTGTGGCTCAAAAATTATTGGTTTTTCACATATAAAAAAAGTTAAGTAGGAATACCACCTACTTAACTTATGTTCATTTCCTAAAAATTGGAGAAGTCATCATCAAATCTCTTTCGATATCGAGCCGAATGGCAGGAATCGCAAATTTGAAAACTACTTTCCCATAGAATCTTCCTTCCACAATTTTTACATTTTTTCGTGAAATTTTTTACATCCGTTTTTAATTTTTCGTGGACCTGATCACTGATTTCTTCCCGTACTCGTTCCCAATAGAGAGCCTCAGTTCTTCGATCTAACCGGTACAGGAACAAGAGATGGAGCCCTATGGATTTATAGGTCAGCTCTAGTTCCTCAAGGCTTTTCTTTTTCATTTCAGGTTCAGGAAGTTCCTGATCTTTTACTATCGCAAACATTGTTTGTTCCCATTGACTAATAAGCTTTGGCTCCCGAGTGGAAAATGGCAAGTGCAAAAAGCCATAAAGATCCATTAACGATAGCCTTCCCTCAATATCAGTGTCGCGAATAATGTTATAGAGCTCCCGCTCCTCTGTGAGAGTTGCTTTCTTTGTACCTTCTGGGCTTTTAAACATCTCCCAAAGTTCAAAAAATGTACCGAGATCTCGATAGTATTTTTGAAAGCGCTCAAAGACAGAATTTGTAGGTGCAATTGCAAAGGTATGAACGGGTTCATCTTCTTGCAAAAGCAACCGCTTCATGTTTTTAATATCACTAATAAATGCAACTTTCCCTACATTATAAATTCCTTTTCTTCCTGCTCGGCCGGCAATCTGTTTAACTTCTTGTGAAGTTAATTGCCTCCTTCTTGTTCCATCAAATTTTTCATTTTCCAAAAACACAATCCGGTGGATAGGCAGGTTTAATCCCATTCCAATCGCATCTGTTGCAACAATAACTTTTGTCCTACCTTCATTAAATTGTTCGATTTGTTTTTTTCTAGTTTCAGGTGGCATGCTACCATAGATCATACTAACTGCGTGTCCATCGTTTTGAAGCCTTGCCGCTGTCTCCAAGACGCGCCTTCTCGAAAAACAAATCAATGCGTCACCTTTATTGATTTTCTTAATGTTAAATTCCTTCATTTCTACTTCAAGCGGTGTTTCACGGCTATATTCATGTACTTCAATATTGGCGTTTCCTAATAATTGTAGCACCATTGTTTTTGCATTTTTACTCCCAATAATATGTACCTCATTGGCATTTGCTTTCGTAATGGCTTTATACCATGAAAAACCTCGATCTTTATCAGTAATCATTTGTGCCTCATCAATAACAATAACATCATAAAAATCTTTTTCATGAAACATTTCGACCGTTGAGGAGATGTGATTTGCGTTTATAACCACTTTCTCTTCTTCACCGGTCTTTAATGTGCATGGAGTTCCCTCCCCGTTTAATTTATCAAATACTTCTAGTGCCAGTAAGCGAAGTGGAGCTAGGTATAATCCGCTTTTTGCCTCCTTCATCCGTTCCAGGGCATGATGAGTCTTCCCTGTGTTGGTCTCACCAATATGAAGAACGTAGTTAATTTTTCGTCCTGGAGATGGATTGTATTCGTGCCCAAAAATTTCATCCATTATTCGTGCTTCTTCTTCTGCTTTTCGTTTGATTTCTGCAAGTTCTTGCTCTTTTTTCCTTTCTCTTTCTTTGAGATCCCGTTCATAAATTTCTTGATGTGCAGCTTCATTAAATGGGACTTCAGCTAAATTTAGTAGATCGGAAACATATTCCTGTTGGATGTCTTCAAAAAATTCCGTTTCAAGGCCATAAAGAATTTCACCGATACTAGACCTAATGAAAGACGGAGAAATTTTTTCGTGGAAGGTCAGCTCAAATTGCTCCCGTACGTGTGGAGTTATCATATCTAGCACTTTTTCTGGTAAAAGTTCCGATAGAAATTTTCCAATGAACCTTTCGTATTCATAATAATAGGTTTCATATTCGAAGTAGCCTCGCCCCCAGTGTAAAGTCTTGTGGATATTTCCAGTTAGTTCAAGAAAAAAGTCAGAGATGGTTGTATATAAAGAGGGATCAAAGGAACCTTCTTCGACTAATTTTTCTTCGAGCGCAAATACATCTTCACGGTGAAATTTTACCTTTTTATGAAAGTCATCTACCAGACGGGTGGCAATAAAATGTCTAACATATAAATATAAACGATCTATATTATCTTCAACAAATTCATCGCTAATTTTCTCAATTTCATTTTGAATATCTTCTTTTAATTTAATAAGCTTAAAAGTTTCTTCTTGTTTGAGAAATTCCAATCGGGCCTTGTGATGCCTCTCATCCCATACATGCCCCCTCCCTGAAAAAGTATCCTTTAACCAGGAAAGGACATCAAAAGGGCGATACGTTCTCATTTCATTTCTAAACAGTTTATTGATTACCTTTTTGTCAATCCCTTCTACTTCAAAGCCTTTTTCTCTGATAAATTGCTTTTTCTCTTTCCTTGGTACATCATTTGTTGCTTTATTTAACCACACATTAATCCATATTTGTTCAATATAATGGCTTCGATCTATCAAATATTCCTCGAAAGTTGGAATCATCTCCCGACCACCGATATAACGGTCAATATCTTCGAATATTTTATTCTTTGTTTGATCAATAGCCAGAGGGTAAATAATAGAAAGTTTATTCAAGTATCATATCCCCATTCCCAAGCTTTACATTTTTCAATACCATTATTCTATCATAAAAAATAAAAACCGAACAAATATTCGGTTTTATGAATTTAGATTTGATGATCTTCACAATAGTGATTAACCAATTCTTCAATTTGATCAATCTCTGGAAATTTTCCAGAAAACGCAAATTTAATTTCTTCGATAAAATGGTTACGGTTATAGACATGGATAGCGCCTTTTTGCTGAATCACACTAAATTCCGGTATAAATTGATAACCATTTCGTTCAATTGCCCCCATATTAAATCACCTTTTTATCAAATTTTTTATAGTATTTGCTGAAAATCTCTGAATCATCCAGTTTTACAACAAGCCAAAAATATAAATTGTTTAATATTTCACCGCGTTAATTAATTATATTGATATTAGTATATAGGATTTTAAACAAGTCTGTTGATTTCCACTCCAGGCGCTCGCTTTCCGCGAGCGTGCCGGGTAGCCTCCTCGGCGCTGATGCGCCTGCGAGATCTCCCCTAATGTCATTAACTTACGTTTCCAAATGGTGTAAATAAACAATTACTTTTAGAATTTCCGCATAAATTGTTGTTTTCGGTCCATAACTTTGCCCGTTGATTTCCTCTCCGGGCACTCGCTTTCCGCGGGGAGGTCCGTGAGCCTCCTCGTCACTTCGCTCCTGCGGGGTCTCCCGCGACCTCTACATCCCGCAGGAGTCGAGTGCCCTCCGCTCCAATCAACTCAGGTGGATAAAATAAAATCAGTTGAAAACAACAAGATAGTCAAATCCATTATAACAAAATGCAATGCAAGTGAGCGGGTGTGGCGAAGCAATAGAAAGATACCCTCTATCAAAAATCGTTTTTTAATCCACTTTCTTTTAATTTTTCATTCAGTTACTTTTTACCTATCTAATAGATGCAGGAGTAAAGTTTGTGATTCGAATCCCTATTAATAATTATAGAAATACTATCAACTCTGCTTTGCCTGATCAAATGATTGAGTTTAAAAAGAAGGCTCTGTTAAATTTTAATGTTGATAAATTGCATGAATTTTTAAGAAAGCCCTATTTATAAGGGTTTTCTTATTCTTTATTTAAGTTTTTCGGAAAGTAGGGATATTTATTAATTTCGGGGTATTTTCTTAATAAAGATTGGATATACACTTCTACACTTTCGATGCATCCTTCTTCAAAATCGTTATACTTCATAGAATTATACTCAGTTATTGGCATTTCTTTTTGAAAGCAGACCTTTTTTCCATCATACCAATAATACTTATCTTCTCCCCAATCTCTGACACAGGATGCAAAAGAAACGATGTCTTCTTTTTCATCCAAAAGAACACAAAGCTCTATACTGGTTTGGTCATCTTGTAAAAAGTATTGTTTTTTCACTTTCAACATTTTAGGAGTAGCTAATAGAGAATGAATAAAAGGGAATACAGGTACTCCAATCCCACTCTGATTGATATAATTTTCAGTAAAATACGAATCACCGTAATATGAGGGTGAAAAATTTTCAAAAAATGATTGACCATTTATATGAATATCTAATCGACACCAAAAATCTATATCAACTAAATCTTCTTCAAACAATTCAGGTAAAACTTTGTCTGGTTCTGTGTGGAAGATAAATTTTAGTTTTGTCATACTTATTCAACCCCTTAACGATAAATACACACTAAACGACAATCCTTTTCCTTCATATAATACTCAGTTGAATAAGAGTTACACATTGAATTTTGACATTCGTAAACTGTCATATGTGTCCGTCATTTCAAATACAAATGATGTTAATAGAAATTCTTTTATATGCTGTTTAGTGCTTTAATGGCAACCTTGGAGACAGTTGCTTTTGTTCGGTGTCTGGCAACGAGAACACAAACCTGTTCGTGGCCTATTCCTCTATGTTTGGACTTTCCGCCACGTTTGCGAGGTTTACGTTCAGTAATGCCCCGTTGCCCATTTTGAGAGTACAGAAAATAGGTTTCGTCAATTTCAACGATACCTTCAAAATGTTCAACATCCACTTGTTTTAAGGCGTTTAACAGTTTGTGCCTCCAATAAAAAAGCGTAACCCAAGCAACCCCTACGATTTCAGCCGATTTTCGCAGGGAATATCCATTGAACATACAGTCAACAAAA
The Neobacillus sp. PS3-40 genome window above contains:
- a CDS encoding DsbA family oxidoreductase codes for the protein MKIEVWSDFVCPFCYIGKRRLEEALAQFSFRDQVEVEFKSFELDPYSPKYNGKSIHEVLAKKYGMSLDQAKQANLNVGQQAANVGLTFHFDSMKPTNTFDAHRLTKFAKTLKKEGKVTEKLLYAYFSESQDLGDHKTLAEIAVAAGIDREETLAVLQDQSAFANEVRLDEAEARKYGISGVPYFVFNQKFAISGAQPTEMFSNALQKAWQEESATPILKVLSTEGTEDASCSDGNCIIPDKKK
- a CDS encoding acetyl-CoA hydrolase/transferase family protein encodes the protein MENKLLRIKNESLRERVVSAEEAASWIEDGMTLGLSGFTKAGDAKAVPLALVKRAESEPIKVNIFTGASLGADIDKIMAEAGIINKRLPFQADATMRKKINSGEMLFTDIHLSHVSELVRSGILPIDIAIVEAVAITEDGMIVPTTSIGNSMAFVQHAKEIIVELNTLQPESFIGIHDLYAPGPQGDRGPIPLVKPDDRIGTIGIPVDMNRIKGIVLTEYQDSPSTIVPPDEETLVMANHLMNFLRNEIEVGRLTPELMPLQSGIGSVANAVLDGMVDSEFTNLTVYSEVLQDAVFDLMDAGKVKFASCCSITLSEEKMEAVYGNFDKYRDKVVLRPQEISNHPELIRRMGLIAINTALEADIYGNVNSTHVLGTHMMNGLGGSGDFARNSRLAIFVTKSIAKGGKISSIVPSVSHTDHTEHDVDVLVTEQGYADLRGLAPRERVGLIIENCVHPSYREQLRNYYEEALTRGGQTPHVLEKALSWHVNFAKNGTMLQETLQAANETK
- a CDS encoding LytTR family DNA-binding domain-containing protein; this encodes MERVTAISLLNVIGELLMDETSIAISNDKEFIYYQPSKRIDLKIKPGDPVKEGTITHKALMQQQKVSEFISRDVYGVPYRGMAVPYFNDGELKGCITSIFPTLTDAKSVVTLKINDGWIPIPFSNVMYVEAKDRKTYVHGEDIIGTHKFPLNDFEFLLPKDFFVRCHRSYIVNVHYIKEIYPDTHSTFVLLMRNNNRIPVSQSYSAHFRKLLGF
- the dacB gene encoding D-alanyl-D-alanine carboxypeptidase/D-alanyl-D-alanine-endopeptidase — protein: MKKKSIVLLLFIFILALVPTLQSQEPSVKAMEDQEALRIKLNQLLKNEPDLNGAIAGISIRSASGGQIIYSHFGDVRLRPASNMKLLTAAAALSVLGENHTFLTEVLTDGMKKKNTLKGNLYLKGMGDPTLLKKDFNMMAENLKNSGVKKINGDLVGDDYWYDNVRYSIDLPWSDESTYYGAQVSALTSSPNKDFDAGTVIIEVLPGKKIGDKAFAKIIPKSNYVKIVNKVRTVAPTEKKKVTFDREHGKNIITINGIIPVKAKKSREWISVWDPTRYAVVLFKQSLAKQDIKINGKIKIGVTPKNAQVLTSNKSMPLSALLIPFMKLSNNGHAEILIKEIGKVSKGMGSWEKGLSVLKTELTKLGVNPKTIVIRDGSGISHVDLIPPNQISYLLYSIQKEKWFPFYLNSLPVGGKNEKMLGGSLRNRFKNSTVVGRVQAKTGTISTVSSLSGYVKTNSGQTLIFSILLNNLLDESKGKKIEDKIVGILVNQ
- a CDS encoding helicase-related protein, producing the protein MNKLSIIYPLAIDQTKNKIFEDIDRYIGGREMIPTFEEYLIDRSHYIEQIWINVWLNKATNDVPRKEKKQFIREKGFEVEGIDKKVINKLFRNEMRTYRPFDVLSWLKDTFSGRGHVWDERHHKARLEFLKQEETFKLIKLKEDIQNEIEKISDEFVEDNIDRLYLYVRHFIATRLVDDFHKKVKFHREDVFALEEKLVEEGSFDPSLYTTISDFFLELTGNIHKTLHWGRGYFEYETYYYEYERFIGKFLSELLPEKVLDMITPHVREQFELTFHEKISPSFIRSSIGEILYGLETEFFEDIQQEYVSDLLNLAEVPFNEAAHQEIYERDLKERERKKEQELAEIKRKAEEEARIMDEIFGHEYNPSPGRKINYVLHIGETNTGKTHHALERMKEAKSGLYLAPLRLLALEVFDKLNGEGTPCTLKTGEEEKVVINANHISSTVEMFHEKDFYDVIVIDEAQMITDKDRGFSWYKAITKANANEVHIIGSKNAKTMVLQLLGNANIEVHEYSRETPLEVEMKEFNIKKINKGDALICFSRRRVLETAARLQNDGHAVSMIYGSMPPETRKKQIEQFNEGRTKVIVATDAIGMGLNLPIHRIVFLENEKFDGTRRRQLTSQEVKQIAGRAGRKGIYNVGKVAFISDIKNMKRLLLQEDEPVHTFAIAPTNSVFERFQKYYRDLGTFFELWEMFKSPEGTKKATLTEERELYNIIRDTDIEGRLSLMDLYGFLHLPFSTREPKLISQWEQTMFAIVKDQELPEPEMKKKSLEELELTYKSIGLHLLFLYRLDRRTEALYWERVREEISDQVHEKLKTDVKNFTKKCKNCGRKILWESSFQICDSCHSARYRKRFDDDFSNF
- a CDS encoding YbxH family protein yields the protein MGAIERNGYQFIPEFSVIQQKGAIHVYNRNHFIEEIKFAFSGKFPEIDQIEELVNHYCEDHQI